Proteins from one Sphingomonas sp. HF-S4 genomic window:
- a CDS encoding adenosine kinase, translating into MTKPTYDVVAIGNAIVDILAQAEDSFIEEIGVAKGSMQLMFSPEEADALYAKMGPGREVSGGSAGNTVAGIAALGGKTAFIGQVADDQLGEVFAHDLRAAGVDFNTAVRPGQPTTARCLIFVTPDGQRTMNTFLGASQFLPAAALDEKVIADGAILYLEGYLWDPEEPRAAMRKAIEIARAAGRKVAFTLSDVFCISRHGGDFRKLIDDGLIDILFANENELLALCEHAEFESAVAHIHGKVPLLVVTRGEKGAMALQGSERVEVGAEPIERLVDTTGAGDMFAAGFLFGQAQGRGLQDSLRLGAICAAEIIQHYGARAEKDLKKLAAESVAG; encoded by the coding sequence TTGACCAAGCCCACCTATGACGTCGTCGCCATCGGCAATGCGATCGTCGATATCCTCGCCCAGGCCGAGGACAGCTTCATCGAGGAGATCGGCGTCGCCAAGGGCTCGATGCAGTTGATGTTCTCGCCCGAGGAAGCCGACGCGCTCTACGCCAAGATGGGCCCCGGCCGCGAAGTCTCGGGCGGCTCGGCGGGCAACACCGTTGCCGGTATCGCGGCGCTGGGCGGCAAGACCGCGTTCATCGGCCAGGTTGCCGACGACCAGCTCGGCGAAGTCTTCGCGCACGACCTGCGTGCCGCCGGCGTCGACTTCAACACCGCGGTGCGCCCCGGCCAGCCGACCACCGCGCGCTGCCTGATCTTCGTCACGCCCGATGGCCAGCGCACGATGAACACCTTCCTTGGCGCGTCGCAGTTCCTGCCTGCCGCCGCGCTCGACGAGAAGGTGATCGCCGACGGCGCGATCCTCTACCTCGAAGGCTATCTGTGGGATCCCGAAGAGCCGCGCGCGGCGATGCGCAAGGCGATCGAAATCGCCCGCGCCGCTGGGCGGAAGGTCGCGTTCACGCTCTCCGACGTGTTCTGCATCTCGCGCCACGGCGGCGATTTCCGCAAGCTGATCGATGACGGGCTGATCGACATCCTGTTCGCCAACGAGAACGAGCTGCTCGCCTTGTGCGAGCATGCGGAGTTTGAATCGGCAGTCGCGCACATCCACGGCAAGGTGCCTTTGCTCGTCGTCACCCGCGGCGAGAAGGGCGCGATGGCGCTCCAGGGCAGCGAGCGCGTCGAAGTCGGCGCCGAGCCGATCGAACGGCTGGTCGACACCACTGGCGCGGGCGACATGTTCGCCGCGGGCTTCCTGTTCGGCCAGGCGCAGGGCCGCGGACTGCAGGACTCGCTGCGCCTCGGCGCGATCTGCGCGGCCGAGATCATCCAGCATTACGGCGCGCGCGCCGAGAAGGACCTCAAGAAGCTCGCAGCCGAGTCGGTGGCCGGCTGA
- a CDS encoding extensin-like domain-containing protein: protein MRTIRQAIMAVVIFAVLLGIFFAIYALVRNRPQDLPWTKLDLGQPIGAFTGRKLAGLTDDFAECRALLQAAGVRYTILPAVKSGEQCGYADGLRFAPGGAQSIEFTPTRLGVSCPVAAGVAMWEWNVLQPAAQKHFGARVARIEHLGSYSCRRMYGRSAGDWSEHATADALDVSGFQLSDGTHVGVLEDWNEGGKKAEFLREVRTGACRLFSTVLSPDYNAAHRDHLHLDQAERGEMGWRACR from the coding sequence ATGAGGACGATCCGCCAGGCGATCATGGCCGTCGTGATCTTCGCGGTGCTGCTCGGCATCTTCTTCGCGATCTACGCGCTGGTGCGCAATCGCCCGCAGGATCTGCCCTGGACCAAGCTCGACCTCGGCCAGCCGATCGGCGCGTTCACCGGGCGCAAGCTCGCCGGGCTGACCGACGATTTCGCCGAATGCCGCGCGCTGCTCCAGGCGGCGGGGGTGCGCTACACGATCCTGCCGGCGGTCAAGTCGGGCGAACAATGCGGCTATGCCGACGGGCTTCGCTTCGCGCCCGGCGGCGCCCAGTCGATCGAGTTTACTCCCACGCGGCTCGGCGTGTCGTGCCCGGTCGCGGCAGGGGTGGCGATGTGGGAGTGGAACGTCCTCCAGCCGGCTGCGCAAAAGCATTTCGGGGCGCGCGTCGCCCGGATCGAACATCTCGGCTCCTATTCGTGCCGCCGCATGTATGGCCGCAGCGCGGGCGACTGGAGCGAGCACGCGACTGCCGACGCGCTCGACGTGTCGGGCTTCCAGCTATCGGACGGCACGCATGTCGGCGTGCTCGAGGATTGGAACGAGGGCGGCAAGAAGGCCGAATTCCTGCGCGAGGTGCGCACCGGGGCGTGCAGGCTGTTCTCGACGGTGCTGTCGCCCGACTACAACGCCGCGCATCGCGACCACCTCCATCTCGACCAGGCCGAGCGCGGCGAGATGGGATGGCGGGCCTGCCGGTGA
- a CDS encoding ABC transporter ATP-binding protein, with translation MEGTYLSSDLAVSATALVKKFGDKRAVNGVSIAVPKGLIYGVLGPNGAGKTTTLRMLLGIIEPDGGERMLLGEAAPRDASDRVGYLPEERGLYPNMKCREAIAFMGALRGLPWSTGRKRAGELLEQAGLGHAADDKIRKLSKGMAQLVQLLGSVVHEPELLVLDEPFSGLDPVNQERLEKLIRGQRDRGATILFSTHVMAHAERLCDHLSIIAGGVVKFEGTVDQARALLPLKAHYTPHHHADTAGALLPADAERENGSWRFTVPAEGIEALLVRLIDAGYGISGLSIERPGLHDAFVKIVGPEALEQAA, from the coding sequence ATGGAGGGCACCTATTTGAGCAGCGACCTGGCGGTGAGCGCCACAGCGCTCGTCAAGAAGTTCGGCGACAAGCGCGCGGTCAACGGCGTGAGCATCGCCGTGCCCAAGGGGCTGATCTATGGCGTGCTGGGACCTAATGGCGCGGGCAAGACCACGACGCTGCGGATGCTGCTCGGGATCATCGAGCCCGATGGCGGCGAGCGGATGCTGCTCGGCGAAGCCGCGCCGCGCGACGCGAGCGACCGGGTGGGCTACCTCCCCGAGGAACGCGGGCTCTATCCCAACATGAAGTGCCGCGAGGCGATCGCGTTCATGGGCGCGCTGCGCGGGCTGCCCTGGAGCACCGGCCGCAAGCGCGCGGGCGAGCTGCTCGAGCAGGCAGGCCTCGGCCATGCCGCCGACGACAAGATCCGCAAGCTCTCCAAGGGCATGGCGCAGCTCGTCCAGCTGCTCGGCTCGGTGGTCCACGAGCCCGAATTGCTCGTGCTCGACGAACCCTTTTCGGGGCTCGACCCCGTCAACCAGGAGCGGCTCGAGAAGCTGATCCGCGGCCAGCGCGACCGTGGCGCGACGATCCTGTTCTCGACGCACGTCATGGCGCATGCCGAGCGGCTGTGCGACCACCTGTCGATCATCGCCGGGGGCGTAGTGAAGTTCGAAGGCACGGTGGATCAGGCCCGCGCGCTGCTGCCGCTCAAGGCGCATTACACCCCCCATCATCACGCCGACACCGCGGGTGCGCTGCTCCCCGCCGATGCCGAGCGCGAGAATGGCAGCTGGCGCTTCACGGTCCCGGCCGAGGGGATCGAGGCGCTGCTCGTCCGGCTGATCGATGCGGGGTACGGCATTTCCGGCCTGTCGATCGAGCGGCCCGGGCTGCACGACGCCTTCGTCAAGATCGTCGGACCCGAAGCTTTGGAGCAGGCGGCATGA
- a CDS encoding ABC transporter permease, producing the protein MKFGRMLRQALTVARRDFTATVMTPTFLLFLLSPLLMVGFGLVGSMTASSAAGSGEARQRVVVIAGPREAAEIAAADRALRKLFTTPKARPALQIEGPGDDVAAQARALLDSKQYDAAAVLYGPLARPQILRRPSGWSDANYLAQLAEYALRVEQTGGARPLSEPEIVVVTSGQATGGGRSQTAFFATLGIFFLTLMLSGQAVGAMAEERSNKVIEVLAAAIPLESVFFGKLLGAFGSAMLFVCFWGTLFANLPRFLPVAIADGLSDLSVAVGPIFALLFVVYFTMAYMLQSAVFLGIGSLAGTQREIQMLSLPITIFQFAMFGFASFAAGNPGTWAALAAEIFPFSSPLAMAAHAANSPALWPHALAIAWQALWVAITVTVAARLFRRGVLKSGSPKRSKRQAERPAIDTTVS; encoded by the coding sequence ATGAAGTTCGGCCGGATGCTCCGCCAGGCGCTCACCGTCGCGCGCCGCGACTTCACCGCGACGGTGATGACGCCGACCTTCCTGCTGTTCCTGCTAAGCCCGCTGCTGATGGTCGGCTTCGGGCTGGTCGGCAGCATGACCGCGAGCAGCGCGGCGGGCAGCGGCGAGGCGCGCCAGCGCGTCGTCGTGATCGCCGGCCCGCGCGAAGCCGCCGAGATCGCCGCCGCCGATCGCGCGCTGCGGAAATTGTTCACCACGCCCAAGGCGCGGCCGGCGCTCCAGATCGAAGGGCCGGGCGACGATGTCGCGGCGCAGGCGCGCGCGCTGCTCGACAGCAAGCAATATGACGCGGCCGCGGTGCTCTATGGTCCGCTTGCCCGGCCGCAAATCCTCCGCCGGCCCTCGGGCTGGTCGGACGCCAATTATCTCGCCCAGCTCGCCGAATATGCGCTGCGCGTGGAGCAGACTGGCGGCGCGCGCCCGCTGAGCGAGCCCGAGATCGTCGTAGTGACGTCGGGCCAGGCGACCGGCGGCGGCCGTAGCCAGACCGCGTTCTTCGCGACGCTCGGCATCTTCTTCCTGACGCTGATGCTGTCGGGCCAGGCGGTCGGCGCGATGGCCGAGGAGCGGTCGAACAAGGTTATCGAAGTGCTCGCCGCGGCGATCCCGCTGGAGAGCGTGTTTTTCGGCAAGCTGCTCGGCGCGTTCGGATCGGCGATGCTGTTCGTCTGCTTCTGGGGGACATTGTTCGCCAATCTCCCCCGCTTCCTCCCCGTGGCGATCGCCGACGGGCTGAGCGACCTGAGCGTCGCGGTCGGGCCGATCTTCGCATTGCTGTTCGTCGTCTATTTCACGATGGCGTACATGCTGCAGAGCGCGGTGTTCCTCGGCATCGGATCGCTCGCGGGGACACAGCGTGAGATCCAGATGCTGTCGCTGCCGATCACGATCTTCCAGTTCGCGATGTTCGGCTTCGCGTCGTTCGCCGCGGGCAATCCGGGGACCTGGGCCGCGCTCGCCGCGGAGATCTTCCCGTTCAGCTCGCCGCTGGCGATGGCGGCGCACGCCGCGAACTCGCCCGCGCTATGGCCGCACGCGCTCGCTATTGCCTGGCAGGCCTTGTGGGTGGCGATCACGGTGACGGTTGCGGCGCGGCTGTTCCGCCGCGGGGTGCTCAAGTCGGGCAGTCCGAAGCGCAGCAAGCGGCAGGCGGAGCGCCCCGCTATTGACACGACTGTCAGTTAA
- the queG gene encoding tRNA epoxyqueuosine(34) reductase QueG, whose amino-acid sequence MRQDKPLEDRIKEKAAEIGFADCGIARADAAPAAGARLHQWLAEGRHGSMIWMEERAHHRESPAGLWPEVRSIIALGMSYAPTVDPLALAGEREIGRISVYAQGGDYHDLIKRRLKELARWLVGEAPGADVKVFVDTAPVMEKPLSEAAGLGWQGKHTNLVSRSHGSWLFLGAIYTTLELFPDQRGASTCGSCDACQTACPTNAFPAPYRLDARRCISYLTIEHKGPIPHEFREGIGNRIYGCDDCLAVCPWNKFAAAAQANLAFAPRAELTAPALADLLALDDAAFREVFAGSPIKRIGRDRMVRNCLIAAGNSGSAALVPPVRALLGDPDETIREAAEWALARLCSPPACGRG is encoded by the coding sequence GTGCGCCAAGACAAGCCACTCGAAGACCGGATCAAGGAGAAGGCCGCCGAAATCGGTTTCGCCGATTGCGGAATCGCGCGCGCCGATGCCGCGCCGGCGGCGGGCGCGCGGCTGCACCAGTGGCTCGCCGAGGGGCGCCACGGCTCGATGATCTGGATGGAGGAGCGCGCGCACCACCGCGAGAGCCCCGCCGGGCTCTGGCCCGAGGTCCGCTCGATCATCGCGCTCGGGATGAGCTATGCCCCCACCGTCGATCCGCTGGCGCTGGCGGGAGAGCGCGAGATCGGCCGGATCTCGGTCTATGCCCAGGGCGGCGATTATCACGACCTGATCAAGCGGCGGCTCAAGGAACTGGCGCGCTGGCTGGTCGGCGAGGCGCCGGGCGCCGACGTCAAGGTATTCGTCGATACCGCGCCGGTGATGGAGAAGCCCTTGTCCGAAGCCGCGGGGCTCGGCTGGCAGGGCAAGCACACCAATCTCGTCAGCCGCAGCCATGGCAGCTGGCTGTTCCTCGGCGCGATCTACACCACGCTCGAACTTTTCCCCGACCAGCGCGGCGCCTCGACCTGCGGAAGCTGCGACGCGTGCCAGACGGCGTGCCCTACGAACGCGTTTCCCGCGCCGTACCGGCTCGATGCGCGGCGGTGCATCTCGTATTTGACCATCGAGCATAAGGGCCCGATCCCGCACGAATTCCGCGAGGGAATCGGAAACCGGATCTATGGCTGCGACGATTGCCTCGCGGTCTGCCCGTGGAACAAGTTTGCCGCCGCCGCCCAGGCAAACCTCGCCTTCGCCCCGCGGGCAGAGCTGACCGCGCCTGCGCTGGCCGACCTGCTCGCGCTCGACGATGCGGCGTTCCGCGAGGTGTTCGCCGGATCGCCGATCAAGCGGATCGGGCGCGACCGGATGGTGCGCAATTGCCTGATCGCGGCAGGGAACAGCGGGAGTGCGGCACTGGTGCCGCCGGTGCGCGCGCTGCTCGGCGATCCCGACGAGACGATCCGCGAAGCGGCGGAGTGGGCGTTGGCGCGGCTATGTTCCCCTCCCGCTTGCGGGAGGGGTTAG
- a CDS encoding NUDIX hydrolase — MSEPEAIPAATLIVMRETADGPPELLIVERAKAMSFAGGALVFPGGRVDPGDHVLAATLDGDPDERAARIAAVRETIEEAGVAVGVSVPSATIPHLQRRLYDGEPMGALLDEVGGTLDLDALHPFARWLPAGVHHKVFDTRFYLARAPEGAEPLVDGNENVRVFWASARAVLDAADRGEAVIIFPTRRNLERLALFASFADAAADARAHPVRTITPWIEGDRLCIPGDLGYPVTSEPLGNAVRA; from the coding sequence ATGTCCGAACCCGAGGCGATTCCCGCGGCCACCCTGATCGTGATGCGCGAAACCGCCGATGGCCCGCCCGAGCTGCTGATCGTCGAGCGTGCCAAGGCGATGTCGTTCGCGGGCGGCGCGCTGGTCTTTCCCGGCGGTCGCGTCGATCCGGGCGACCATGTCCTCGCCGCGACGCTCGACGGCGACCCTGACGAACGCGCCGCGCGTATCGCCGCGGTGCGCGAGACGATCGAAGAGGCAGGCGTCGCGGTCGGCGTGTCGGTTCCCTCCGCGACGATCCCGCACCTCCAGCGCCGCCTCTATGACGGCGAGCCGATGGGCGCGCTGCTCGACGAAGTCGGCGGAACGCTCGACCTCGACGCGCTCCACCCCTTCGCGCGCTGGCTGCCCGCGGGGGTGCACCATAAAGTGTTCGACACGCGCTTCTACCTCGCCCGTGCACCCGAAGGGGCCGAGCCGCTGGTCGACGGCAACGAGAATGTCCGCGTGTTCTGGGCTTCCGCGCGCGCCGTGCTCGACGCGGCGGATCGCGGCGAGGCAGTGATCATCTTCCCGACCCGGCGCAACCTGGAACGCCTCGCATTGTTCGCCAGCTTCGCCGATGCCGCCGCCGACGCCCGAGCGCATCCCGTTCGCACGATCACGCCGTGGATCGAGGGCGACCGGCTCTGCATCCCCGGCGATCTCGGCTATCCGGTGACCTCGGAACCCCTTGGGAACGCCGTCCGCGCATGA
- a CDS encoding HD-GYP domain-containing protein, protein MLQRIAPSQVKIGMYIHGFEGSWFSHPFWRTRFLLERPEDLAAVLASDVPAVLIDVERGLPALVPETPRASVSRVQIALAAGAPVTMAPRDVAKADREEARKTIARSKRVMKGVFDGARLGDPVDAEAVMPVVEDISAAVDRNPGMFIDMARLKSKDEYTYMHSVSVCALMVNLARQIGLDEDQVRSMGLAGLLHDVGKMAVPDEVLNKPGRLTEEEFALIRAHPEQGHAMLEHGEGVTQEVLDVSLLHHEKVDGSGYPYGLKGDAISLAARMGAICDVYDALTSDRQYKQGWTPLKAATEMHGWQGHFDRDLLFKFFRGIGVVPTGLLVRMRSNRLGIALPDGGKEARSKVRVFHCALERVPLTLEDVFLCSSGGADHIVSEEDPDRWGFADWGKLSEQLIAGRIGRA, encoded by the coding sequence TTGCTGCAACGGATTGCGCCAAGTCAGGTCAAGATCGGGATGTATATCCACGGGTTCGAAGGCTCGTGGTTCAGCCATCCCTTCTGGCGCACGCGCTTCCTGCTCGAACGCCCCGAGGATCTTGCCGCCGTCCTGGCCAGCGACGTTCCCGCGGTATTGATCGATGTCGAGCGCGGGCTGCCGGCGCTCGTCCCGGAAACACCCCGCGCGTCGGTATCGCGCGTCCAGATCGCACTGGCGGCCGGCGCTCCCGTGACGATGGCGCCGCGCGATGTCGCCAAGGCCGATCGCGAAGAGGCGCGTAAGACGATCGCGCGCTCGAAGCGCGTGATGAAGGGCGTATTCGACGGCGCCCGGCTCGGCGATCCGGTCGATGCCGAAGCGGTGATGCCGGTGGTCGAGGACATCTCGGCCGCGGTCGATCGCAATCCGGGGATGTTCATCGACATGGCGCGGCTCAAGTCGAAGGACGAATATACGTACATGCATTCGGTCTCGGTCTGCGCGCTGATGGTCAATCTCGCGCGCCAGATCGGGCTCGACGAGGACCAGGTCCGCTCGATGGGACTTGCCGGTCTGCTTCACGATGTCGGCAAGATGGCGGTGCCCGACGAAGTGCTCAACAAGCCCGGTCGGCTGACCGAGGAAGAGTTCGCGCTGATCCGCGCGCATCCCGAGCAGGGGCATGCGATGCTCGAGCATGGCGAGGGTGTTACCCAGGAAGTGCTCGACGTCAGCCTGCTCCATCACGAGAAGGTCGACGGCAGCGGCTATCCCTATGGACTCAAGGGCGATGCGATCAGCCTCGCCGCGCGGATGGGGGCGATCTGCGATGTCTATGACGCGCTGACCTCGGATCGCCAGTACAAGCAGGGCTGGACCCCGCTCAAGGCCGCGACCGAGATGCACGGCTGGCAGGGCCATTTCGACCGCGATCTGCTGTTCAAGTTCTTTCGCGGGATCGGGGTGGTCCCCACCGGGCTGCTCGTGCGGATGCGCTCCAACCGGCTCGGCATCGCGCTGCCCGACGGCGGAAAGGAGGCGCGCAGCAAGGTCCGCGTCTTTCATTGCGCGCTCGAACGCGTGCCGCTCACGCTCGAGGACGTGTTCCTGTGCAGCTCGGGCGGCGCCGACCATATCGTCAGCGAGGAGGATCCCGATCGCTGGGGCTTCGCCGACTGGGGCAAGCTCTCCGAGCAGTTGATTGCGGGCCGTATCGGCCGCGCCTGA
- the msrB gene encoding peptide-methionine (R)-S-oxide reductase MsrB yields MQTDRRTLLAVAGLGALTAACGGAPAEAAQTFPFKLTDAEWRKRLSPQAYDVLRKGATEWAGTSPLNKEHRAGTFACAGCGLPLFASATKFESGTGWPSFYRPLPNAVIEKSDRSLGMARTEILCRRCGGHLGHVFDDGPRPTGKRYCMNGVALAFVPKG; encoded by the coding sequence ATGCAGACCGATCGCCGTACGCTTCTCGCCGTCGCCGGGCTGGGCGCCTTAACCGCCGCGTGTGGCGGCGCGCCCGCCGAAGCGGCGCAGACCTTTCCGTTCAAGCTCACCGATGCCGAATGGCGCAAGCGGCTGAGTCCACAGGCCTATGACGTGCTGCGCAAGGGCGCAACCGAATGGGCGGGCACTAGCCCGCTCAACAAGGAGCATCGCGCCGGCACCTTCGCTTGCGCCGGATGCGGGCTGCCGCTGTTCGCCTCGGCGACCAAGTTCGAAAGTGGCACCGGCTGGCCGAGCTTCTATCGGCCGCTGCCGAACGCGGTGATCGAGAAGAGCGACCGTTCGCTCGGCATGGCGCGAACCGAGATATTGTGCCGGCGCTGCGGCGGGCATCTCGGCCATGTCTTCGACGACGGGCCGCGGCCGACGGGCAAGCGCTATTGCATGAACGGGGTGGCGCTGGCGTTCGTGCCCAAGGGCTAG
- a CDS encoding CHAP domain-containing protein: MKFRIFAARFALMAFCALMTSVPAQAKSAYLQCAPYARQISNVKIHGNAWTWWGQAAGRYERGEEPKIGAIMSFKKTAKNPFGHVAMVSEIVSDREVLLTHANWSRRGGIERDVRAVDVSAAGDWSEVRVWFAPLGGLGTSSYPVNGFIYADGAEGDDAFEAPKIDRHLIASLNLDLSDLKLETGVN, translated from the coding sequence ATGAAGTTCCGTATTTTCGCAGCGCGTTTTGCGCTGATGGCGTTCTGCGCCCTGATGACTTCGGTGCCCGCCCAGGCGAAGAGCGCCTATCTGCAGTGCGCGCCGTATGCCCGTCAGATCTCCAACGTGAAGATCCACGGCAATGCCTGGACCTGGTGGGGCCAGGCCGCCGGACGCTACGAGCGCGGCGAGGAGCCCAAGATCGGCGCGATCATGTCGTTCAAGAAGACCGCCAAGAACCCGTTCGGCCATGTCGCGATGGTCTCGGAGATCGTCAGCGACCGCGAAGTCCTGCTCACCCACGCCAACTGGTCGCGCCGCGGTGGGATCGAGCGTGACGTGCGTGCGGTCGACGTTTCGGCAGCCGGCGACTGGAGCGAAGTCCGCGTGTGGTTCGCCCCACTCGGCGGTCTCGGCACGTCGAGCTACCCGGTCAACGGCTTCATCTATGCCGACGGCGCGGAAGGCGACGATGCGTTCGAAGCGCCGAAGATCGACCGTCACCTGATCGCTTCGCTCAACCTCGACCTCAGCGACCTCAAGCTCGAGACCGGCGTCAACTGA
- a CDS encoding EI24 domain-containing protein: protein MIQGFFLAIGQLTDRPVLRVLLKSLALTLLLFAGLGIGLWFAMDWIGGAASEWIGFGPDAGPFADVATLLLFLFGWWLLFRAVAVAVVGIFADDVVAAVEAKHYPAAHAAARDVPIGRSIAMGVGSAARAIGYNLLLSPLYLMLLVTGVGTALAFFLVNAWLLGRDLGDMVAARHMPYRALAEWRRGTKARRFALGAVGTGLLLVPLVALVAPVLGAAMATHAFHRGRST from the coding sequence ATGATTCAAGGCTTCTTCCTCGCGATCGGGCAATTGACCGACCGGCCGGTATTGCGGGTCTTGCTCAAGTCGCTTGCCCTCACGCTGCTGCTCTTCGCCGGATTGGGCATCGGGCTGTGGTTCGCGATGGACTGGATCGGCGGCGCGGCGAGCGAATGGATAGGGTTCGGCCCCGACGCCGGGCCGTTCGCCGATGTCGCGACCCTGTTGTTGTTCCTATTCGGCTGGTGGCTGCTGTTCCGCGCGGTCGCCGTCGCCGTCGTGGGGATCTTCGCCGACGACGTCGTCGCCGCGGTCGAGGCCAAACATTATCCCGCCGCGCACGCGGCCGCGCGCGACGTGCCGATCGGGCGGTCGATCGCGATGGGGGTCGGTTCGGCGGCGCGCGCGATCGGCTATAATCTGCTGCTGTCGCCGCTCTATCTGATGCTGCTCGTCACCGGGGTGGGCACCGCGCTTGCCTTCTTCCTGGTCAATGCCTGGCTGCTCGGGCGCGACCTTGGCGACATGGTCGCGGCGCGGCATATGCCCTATCGCGCGCTAGCCGAGTGGCGGCGCGGCACCAAGGCGCGCCGCTTCGCGCTCGGCGCGGTCGGCACCGGGCTGTTGCTGGTGCCGCTGGTCGCCCTGGTCGCGCCGGTGCTCGGCGCGGCGATGGCGACGCACGCATTCCATCGCGGGAGAAGTACATGA
- a CDS encoding cytochrome P450, with product MATHAAESVSVDPLDMSRPELYRDDVWQAPFRELRERAPVYHTEHSAFGPFWSVSSYKPIVQVESLPDLYSSQAGGITIADLQEGDIKMPMFIAMDRPKHTGQRRTVAPAFTPSEMVRMTENIRGRTTEILDSLPVGTPFDWVDTVSIELTTQMLAILFDFPWEERRLLTYWSDWAGDIEIAKDPVRKDQRRTILFECAAYFGNLWQSRIGKEPAPDLISMMIHSDAMAHMDQMEFLGNLILLIVGGNDTTRNSMSAYAWGLSQFPDERAKLEANPALIPNAVQEIIRWQTPLAHMRRTATQDTELEGQKIREGDKLALWYLSANRDESIFPEADKIIVDRENARRHLAFGHGIHRCVGARLAELQIGILLEEMAKRRLRVNVLGEPERVAACFVHGYKQMPVELERY from the coding sequence ATGGCGACGCATGCGGCCGAGTCGGTTTCCGTCGATCCTCTCGATATGAGCCGGCCCGAGCTCTATCGCGACGATGTCTGGCAGGCTCCGTTCCGCGAACTGCGCGAGCGGGCGCCGGTCTATCATACCGAGCATAGCGCGTTCGGGCCGTTCTGGTCGGTCTCGTCGTACAAGCCGATCGTCCAGGTCGAATCGCTGCCCGATCTCTATTCGTCGCAGGCCGGCGGGATCACCATCGCCGACCTCCAGGAAGGCGACATCAAGATGCCGATGTTCATCGCGATGGACCGGCCCAAGCATACCGGCCAGCGGCGGACGGTGGCACCGGCGTTCACCCCTTCGGAAATGGTGCGGATGACCGAGAATATCCGCGGCCGTACTACTGAAATCCTCGATTCGCTGCCGGTGGGCACGCCGTTCGACTGGGTCGATACCGTCTCGATCGAGCTGACCACGCAGATGCTCGCGATCCTGTTCGACTTTCCGTGGGAGGAACGGCGGCTGCTGACCTATTGGTCCGATTGGGCCGGCGACATCGAAATCGCCAAGGATCCGGTGCGGAAGGACCAGCGGCGGACGATCCTGTTCGAATGCGCCGCCTATTTCGGCAATCTGTGGCAGAGCCGGATCGGCAAGGAGCCCGCGCCCGACCTGATCTCGATGATGATCCATTCGGACGCGATGGCGCACATGGACCAGATGGAGTTCCTCGGGAATTTGATCCTGCTGATCGTCGGCGGCAACGACACGACGCGCAACTCGATGAGCGCCTATGCCTGGGGGCTGAGCCAGTTTCCCGACGAGCGCGCCAAGCTGGAGGCGAATCCCGCGCTGATCCCCAATGCAGTGCAGGAGATCATCCGATGGCAGACCCCGCTAGCGCACATGCGCCGCACCGCGACACAGGACACCGAGCTGGAAGGCCAGAAGATCCGCGAGGGCGACAAGCTGGCGCTGTGGTATCTCTCGGCCAATCGCGACGAGAGCATCTTTCCCGAGGCCGACAAGATCATCGTCGATCGCGAGAATGCGCGGCGGCACCTGGCATTCGGCCACGGCATCCACCGCTGCGTCGGCGCGCGGCTGGCCGAATTGCAGATCGGGATATTGCTCGAAGAGATGGCCAAGCGGCGGTTGCGCGTGAACGTGCTGGGCGAACCCGAGCGCGTCGCGGCGTGCTTCGTGCACGGGTACAAGCAGATGCCGGTGGAGCTGGAGCGGTATTGA
- a CDS encoding manganese efflux pump MntP, with amino-acid sequence MSPFGIAALSLSMSADAFAASIARGAATRPTLSGALKGGLVFGVIEALTPLLGWMVGIATASFVGAVDHWIAFTLLGFVGGRMIWEALTREDADEDEAVPAASGWRGALALVAVAIGTSIDAAAVGVSLALVGQNIVMIAAAIGFATFAMTTIGLSIGRMVGSKLGRVVEMAGGATLIAIGSWILADHLGAFA; translated from the coding sequence ATGTCCCCTTTCGGTATCGCCGCTTTGTCGCTCAGCATGTCCGCCGACGCCTTCGCCGCGTCGATCGCGCGCGGCGCCGCGACGCGCCCCACGCTTTCCGGCGCGCTCAAGGGCGGGCTGGTATTCGGGGTGATCGAGGCGCTGACTCCGCTGCTCGGCTGGATGGTCGGCATCGCCACCGCGAGCTTCGTCGGTGCGGTCGATCACTGGATCGCCTTCACGCTGCTCGGTTTCGTCGGCGGCCGGATGATCTGGGAAGCGCTGACCCGCGAAGACGCCGACGAAGACGAAGCAGTGCCCGCGGCGTCGGGATGGCGTGGCGCGCTGGCGCTGGTCGCGGTGGCGATCGGGACGAGCATCGACGCCGCAGCGGTCGGCGTATCGCTCGCCCTGGTCGGCCAGAATATCGTGATGATCGCCGCGGCGATCGGCTTTGCAACCTTCGCGATGACGACGATCGGGCTCAGCATCGGACGGATGGTCGGCAGCAAGCTCGGCCGCGTCGTCGAGATGGCGGGCGGCGCGACGCTGATCGCGATCGGCAGCTGGATCCTCGCCGACCATCTCGGCGCCTTCGCCTAA